In Bacteroides coprosuis DSM 18011, the following are encoded in one genomic region:
- a CDS encoding Sel1 domain protein repeat-containing protein (COGs: COG0790 FOG: TPR repeat SEL1 subfamily~InterPro IPR006597~KEGG: aas:Aasi_0854 hypothetical protein~PFAM: Sel1-like~SMART: Sel1-like~SPTR: Putative uncharacterized protein;~IMG reference gene:2504107123~PFAM: Sel1 repeat) produces the protein MKDCTTIIKIAEAGCADAQYELGLRYSYGKGVTKNYKEAFNWFVKSAKQGNVMAQNGLGVLYSSGKGVELNYKNAARWYKKAAELGDPYAQFNLAVLYKNGLGVPLNLEEALDWFREAAMQGDSAAQNNLGIMYKKGEGVEVNYEKAFHWFKKAAEQGDVKAEANLGEMYEDGLGVKCDLEKAYACYQNAAAKGSPKAKDKLEILMAEK, from the coding sequence ATGAAAGATTGTACGACTATCATTAAAATAGCCGAAGCAGGCTGTGCCGATGCCCAATATGAGTTGGGGTTGAGGTACTCTTACGGGAAAGGAGTTACAAAGAATTATAAAGAAGCCTTTAATTGGTTCGTGAAATCGGCTAAACAAGGGAATGTGATGGCTCAAAACGGTTTGGGTGTTTTGTATAGTAGTGGCAAAGGTGTAGAATTAAACTATAAAAATGCTGCTCGCTGGTATAAAAAGGCAGCCGAATTAGGCGATCCTTATGCCCAGTTTAATCTAGCAGTGCTGTATAAAAACGGATTAGGTGTTCCTCTTAATTTGGAAGAAGCTCTTGATTGGTTTAGAGAAGCTGCAATGCAAGGAGATTCTGCTGCTCAAAACAATTTAGGAATCATGTATAAAAAAGGTGAAGGAGTTGAAGTAAACTACGAAAAAGCTTTTCATTGGTTCAAAAAAGCTGCTGAGCAAGGTGATGTTAAAGCTGAAGCAAATTTAGGTGAGATGTACGAAGATGGCTTGGGTGTGAAGTGTGATTTGGAGAAGGCTTATGCGTGTTATCAAAATGCTGCTGCAAAAGGTAGCCCGAAAGCTAAAGATAAGTTGGAAATATTAATGGCAGAAAAGTAA
- a CDS encoding hypothetical protein (KEGG: bth:BT_0519 hypothetical protein~SPTR: Hemerythrin HHE cation binding domain-containing protein;~IMG reference gene:2504107125) produces MEQITTYNPNDKMALLISGDDALLQVVGCFGISLGFGDRTVSEVCLENGVHCNTFLAVVNFVADGFSSIDSDYKDLSILSLVNYLRQTHVYYLDYLLPDIRSKLVRAISTSEDKVAQLIIRAFDEYMYEISKHMDYEDRTVFSYVEDLLEGRVTPHYKIKTYSKHHDLVGQRLTELKQIIIKYTPKDVDNYLLTSALLDIYNCESGLEWHCKVEDYLFTPLVLDYERKILKNEN; encoded by the coding sequence ATGGAACAAATAACAACATACAACCCTAATGATAAAATGGCGCTACTCATTAGTGGAGACGACGCCTTACTCCAAGTAGTAGGATGCTTTGGAATATCTTTGGGTTTTGGAGACCGAACGGTTTCAGAAGTTTGTCTAGAAAATGGCGTGCATTGCAATACTTTTTTAGCTGTTGTAAACTTTGTGGCTGACGGGTTCTCTAGTATAGACTCCGATTACAAAGACTTGTCTATACTCTCACTCGTTAATTATTTAAGACAAACGCATGTTTATTATCTGGATTATTTACTACCAGATATTCGTTCTAAACTAGTAAGGGCTATTTCTACATCCGAAGACAAAGTAGCACAACTCATTATCCGTGCCTTTGACGAGTATATGTACGAAATAAGCAAACATATGGATTATGAAGATAGAACAGTTTTTTCGTACGTGGAAGATCTTTTGGAAGGAAGGGTTACACCTCACTATAAGATAAAAACCTATTCTAAACATCATGATTTGGTAGGACAAAGACTTACAGAGCTAAAGCAAATTATCATTAAATACACCCCCAAGGATGTAGATAATTATTTACTTACTTCTGCCCTATTAGATATCTATAATTGTGAAAGTGGTTTAGAATGGCATTGCAAAGTAGAAGATTATTTATTTACTCCTTTGGTGCTTGATTATGAACGGAAAATTTTAAAGAATGAAAACTAG
- a CDS encoding hypothetical protein (KEGG: ctj:JALI_4941 dephospho-CoA kinase~IMG reference gene:2504107128) — protein sequence MGLAYYADKYSVENCSFFCIFEIVKNIGIYLISPHQRGASGLLDYISIGQRVISLYGEL from the coding sequence ATGGGTTTGGCTTATTATGCTGATAAATATTCGGTTGAAAATTGTTCTTTTTTCTGTATATTTGAGATTGTTAAAAATATCGGGATATACCTTATTTCTCCTCATCAGAGGGGAGCTAGTGGCTTACTCGATTATATTTCAATAGGTCAAAGGGTTATCTCTCTCTATGGAGAGCTATAA
- a CDS encoding hypothetical protein (KEGG: pdi:BDI_1028 hypothetical protein~SPTR: Putative uncharacterized protein;~IMG reference gene:2504107121~PFAM: Protein of unknown function (DUF3078)) codes for MKKGLILSLALALASATIALAQESKEDNKLWTIKGVAGINASQTSFVNWSAGGDNTVSLNGFFNIGAHYKKGKYIWDNDLSTEYGNTYTKTHGWVKSVDKLEISTKFGWEMASKWYLSSLVDFKTQYGKGYKNPDDANYISKIFAPAYSNVSVGFDYKPVDYFSLYMSPITAKMTFVADTYLSDLGAFGVDPGDRFKIEPGAYVKASFTKEIMKNVTLISKLDLFTAYDKSFGNIDVNWENVINMKVNKFISANIHANLLYDDDIKRYDGDGKRLGGARVQFKEMIGVGLSYNF; via the coding sequence ATGAAGAAAGGATTAATTTTGAGTTTGGCTTTAGCCTTAGCCTCTGCAACTATTGCTTTGGCTCAAGAGAGTAAGGAAGATAATAAGTTATGGACCATCAAAGGGGTAGCCGGTATCAACGCTTCGCAAACCTCTTTTGTAAACTGGTCTGCTGGTGGTGATAACACAGTATCATTGAATGGCTTTTTTAATATCGGTGCACATTATAAAAAAGGAAAATATATTTGGGATAACGATTTATCTACCGAGTATGGAAATACGTATACCAAGACTCATGGGTGGGTAAAGAGTGTAGATAAACTAGAGATTTCTACTAAGTTTGGTTGGGAAATGGCTTCTAAGTGGTATCTAAGCTCATTAGTAGATTTCAAAACTCAATATGGTAAGGGGTATAAAAACCCAGATGATGCCAATTATATTTCTAAAATCTTTGCTCCAGCCTATTCTAATGTATCTGTGGGTTTTGATTATAAGCCTGTAGATTACTTCTCTCTTTATATGTCTCCTATTACAGCCAAGATGACTTTTGTAGCTGATACTTATTTGTCTGATCTAGGTGCTTTTGGCGTTGATCCTGGAGATAGATTTAAAATTGAACCAGGTGCTTATGTTAAAGCATCGTTCACCAAAGAAATCATGAAAAATGTTACTCTGATATCAAAACTAGATTTGTTTACTGCTTATGATAAAAGCTTTGGTAATATTGATGTGAATTGGGAAAATGTGATAAACATGAAAGTAAATAAGTTTATTAGCGCTAATATCCATGCAAACCTATTATATGATGATGATATCAAAAGATATGATGGAGATGGTAAAAGGCTAGGAGGTGCTCGTGTTCAATTCAAAGAAATGATAGGAGTGGGACTTTCTTATAACTTTTAA
- a CDS encoding hypothetical protein (KEGG: tcu:Tcur_4197 hypothetical protein~SPTR: Putative uncharacterized protein;~IMG reference gene:2504107122), translating into MMKNVKTNETEMYNRGYNDGYAVGFSDGCVDNYDAEAKSDSEHYKRGFFNGYSDGFHAGYENTNELIHSHNGNLAFS; encoded by the coding sequence ATGATGAAAAATGTAAAAACTAATGAAACAGAGATGTATAACAGAGGTTATAACGATGGTTATGCAGTAGGATTCAGTGATGGATGTGTAGATAATTATGACGCAGAAGCAAAATCAGATAGCGAACATTACAAAAGAGGCTTCTTTAATGGCTATAGCGATGGTTTTCATGCAGGATATGAAAATACGAACGAACTAATTCATAGCCATAATGGAAACCTTGCATTTTCATAA
- a CDS encoding Cof-like hydrolase (COGs: COG0561 hydrolase of the HAD superfamily~InterProIPR000150:IPR006379:IPR003736:IPR013200:IPR 006683~KEGG: bfs:BF1299 putative haloacid dehalogenase-like hydrolase~PFAM: HAD superfamily hydrolase-like, type 3; Thioesterase superfamily~SPTR: Haloacid dehalogenase-like hydrolase;~TIGRFAM: Cof protein; HAD-superfamily hydrolase, subfamily IIB; Phenylacetic acid degradation-related protein~IMG reference gene:2504107129~PFAM: Thioesterase superfamily; haloacid dehalogenase-like hydrolase~TIGRFAM: uncharacterized domain 1; Cof subfamily of IIB subfamily of haloacid dehalogenase superfamily; HAD-superfamily hydrolase, subfamily IIB), translated as MDYKLLVLDVDGTLLNEEGVISKRTLAALRKAQQMGVVIALASGRPLHGLLPIVQHLDLDKYGGYILAYNGAQILNAKTDKIILSQSIEKEVFPFIEKEANKHNMAIFTYNESQVLTNDASNPYIIKEARINNMEVQEFKPLSLAIDFNPHKCIMVNDDLSEIMKLEEEFKMRLDGVMNVFRTEPYFLEIVPELIDKSNALGVLLETLHISAKEAIVIGNGVADYSMIQMAGLGVAMGNATDSVKRCADVVTESNNEDGIALIVEEYILSQVSVADINLELLNERGKHALMGNLGIQYTYAADGRIEATMPVDERTRQPFGILHGGATLALAETIAGLGSMVIVEPDEIVVGMQVSGNHISSAHEGDTVRAVATIIHRGRSSHIWNIDVFTSTDKLVSSIRVMNSILKKR; from the coding sequence ATGGATTACAAATTATTAGTTCTTGATGTAGATGGTACGCTTTTAAATGAAGAAGGTGTAATAAGTAAGCGTACTCTGGCTGCTCTTCGTAAAGCACAGCAGATGGGTGTTGTTATTGCTTTGGCTTCAGGTAGACCATTGCATGGATTGCTACCGATTGTCCAACATCTAGACTTAGATAAATATGGTGGTTATATATTAGCTTATAATGGTGCTCAAATATTGAATGCCAAAACGGATAAAATAATTCTTTCCCAATCTATCGAGAAAGAGGTGTTTCCGTTTATCGAGAAAGAAGCCAATAAGCACAATATGGCAATCTTTACTTATAATGAATCTCAGGTGCTTACGAATGATGCTTCCAATCCTTATATTATAAAAGAAGCTCGTATTAATAATATGGAGGTACAAGAATTTAAACCTCTATCTCTAGCCATAGATTTTAATCCTCACAAATGCATTATGGTAAATGATGACCTTTCAGAAATAATGAAGTTGGAGGAAGAATTTAAGATGAGACTAGATGGGGTAATGAATGTTTTTCGTACCGAACCCTATTTTTTGGAAATAGTACCCGAGTTGATAGATAAATCCAATGCACTAGGTGTACTTCTTGAAACTTTACATATTAGTGCAAAAGAAGCTATCGTGATAGGAAATGGAGTAGCTGATTACTCTATGATTCAGATGGCTGGCTTGGGTGTAGCTATGGGAAATGCTACTGATTCAGTAAAGAGATGTGCTGATGTAGTTACAGAAAGCAATAATGAAGATGGCATTGCACTCATTGTAGAAGAGTACATTCTCTCTCAAGTAAGTGTTGCTGATATCAACTTAGAACTTCTCAATGAAAGAGGAAAGCATGCACTTATGGGTAACCTCGGTATTCAATATACTTATGCTGCCGATGGTAGAATTGAAGCCACAATGCCTGTTGATGAGCGAACACGACAACCTTTTGGTATCTTGCACGGTGGTGCTACATTGGCCTTGGCAGAAACCATAGCTGGTTTGGGGTCGATGGTTATTGTAGAGCCCGATGAGATTGTAGTAGGAATGCAAGTGAGTGGTAATCATATCTCTTCTGCACACGAAGGTGATACCGTACGTGCCGTAGCAACGATTATTCACCGAGGAAGATCTTCACATATTTGGAATATTGATGTATTTACTTCAACAGATAAGCTCGTTTCGTCCATCCGTGTAATGAATAGTATTTTAAAGAAAAGATGA
- a CDS encoding transcriptional regulator, LuxR family (COGs: COG2197 Response regulator containing a CheY-like receiver domain and an HTH DNA-binding domain~InterPro IPR000792~KEGG: bth:BT_0520 transcriptional regulator~PFAM: Transcription regulator LuxR, C-terminal~SMART: Transcription regulator LuxR, C-terminal~SPTR: Transcriptional regulator;~IMG reference gene:2504107124~PFAM: Bacterial regulatory proteins, luxR family) codes for MKTRDTIFIAIADQSVIVRSGLLTALKRLPKLNIQAVELSSLTALDDCIRTQPVDVLIINPYFEGFFDIEEFHNKQDEKRIKVIALSTTYTNPDVVNNYDAHIELFDSLAKIGDTIHDLVLDDDTDDDQETLTDREKEVVVCVVKGMTNKEIAEHLFLSIHTVNTHRKNISKKLQIHSASGLTIYAIVNKLVDINEIKAD; via the coding sequence ATGAAAACTAGGGATACGATATTTATAGCTATTGCAGACCAATCTGTAATTGTACGATCTGGCCTTCTTACAGCTCTTAAACGTTTACCTAAACTCAATATACAAGCAGTAGAACTTAGCTCACTTACTGCATTAGATGATTGCATTAGGACTCAGCCAGTAGATGTTCTTATTATAAACCCCTATTTCGAAGGTTTCTTTGATATAGAAGAATTCCACAATAAGCAAGATGAAAAGCGAATTAAAGTAATTGCACTTTCTACTACCTATACCAATCCTGATGTTGTCAACAACTATGATGCCCATATCGAATTATTTGATTCTTTGGCTAAAATAGGTGATACCATACACGACTTAGTATTGGATGACGACACAGATGATGACCAAGAAACACTAACAGATAGAGAAAAAGAAGTTGTGGTGTGTGTGGTAAAAGGAATGACTAATAAAGAAATTGCCGAACATCTGTTTTTATCCATTCACACTGTCAATACGCACCGGAAAAATATTAGTAAGAAGCTTCAAATTCATAGTGCTTCAGGACTAACTATTTATGCTATTGTAAATAAATTGGTGGATATTAATGAAATCAAGGCAGACTAA
- a CDS encoding hypothetical protein (KEGG: slo:Shew_1833 putative serine protein kinase, PrkA~SPTR: Putative serine protein kinase, PrkA;~IMG reference gene:2504107126) — protein MKISHYLLAGLAVLGFTIILAHGNPSQKTKSEILIRNNYSNKSMIESIIIIKYPRIVIAI, from the coding sequence ATGAAAATCTCACATTATTTATTGGCTGGATTAGCCGTATTGGGATTCACAATTATTCTAGCCCATGGAAACCCATCCCAGAAAACGAAGTCAGAAATACTTATAAGAAACAACTATTCCAATAAAAGCATGATAGAATCAATAATTATCATTAAATACCCAAGAATAGTGATTGCAATATGA
- a CDS encoding metallophosphoesterase (InterPro IPR004843~KEGG: bfr:BF1255 Icc family phosphohydrolase~PFAM: Metallo-dependent phosphatase~SPTR: Putative Icc family phosphohydrolase;~IMG reference gene:2504107127~PFAM: Calcineurin-like phosphoesterase), protein MKTHTKIYSQILLILGLLLSSFGAEAKQPTLQFNKNGKFKIVQLTDIHYVYQDKSSEKALERILKIIDLEEPDLIMVTGDLIFGKPGDKSMLTVMYALSSRKIPLAITYGNHDDEQGFSREELLKLIKEVPYNLTSTTKNLSGVTNYLLEIKASDSKKTSAVFYVFDSHSYSQIKGIEGYDYIKLDQINWYRKTSQQFTKKNNNKPLFSLAFFHIPTPEFKEATLKVKDQLKGNFKEDICCPQLNSGLFSTIKEQDDIKGIFVGHDHDNDFCTKWHNVLLAYGRYSGGETVYNNLTGNGARIIEITEGKDDFKTWIRTLNGVSQIINYPSDFPEIKK, encoded by the coding sequence ATGAAAACACATACGAAGATTTACTCACAGATTCTACTTATTCTTGGTTTACTACTCTCCTCTTTTGGGGCTGAAGCCAAACAACCGACCTTGCAATTTAACAAAAACGGGAAGTTCAAAATCGTTCAATTGACCGATATCCACTATGTTTATCAAGACAAGAGTTCTGAGAAAGCTCTTGAACGCATTCTTAAAATAATAGATCTAGAAGAGCCTGATTTAATTATGGTTACAGGCGATCTTATTTTTGGAAAACCTGGAGATAAGAGTATGCTTACTGTGATGTATGCTCTTTCTTCTCGAAAAATTCCTCTCGCAATAACTTATGGCAATCACGATGATGAGCAGGGTTTTTCTAGGGAAGAGCTATTAAAACTGATTAAAGAGGTACCCTACAACCTCACAAGTACTACAAAAAACCTATCGGGTGTAACCAATTATCTACTAGAAATAAAAGCTAGCGATTCTAAAAAGACATCTGCTGTATTCTATGTATTTGATTCTCATAGCTATTCTCAAATCAAAGGGATTGAAGGATACGATTATATCAAATTAGACCAAATCAATTGGTACCGAAAAACAAGTCAGCAGTTTACGAAAAAAAATAATAACAAGCCCCTATTCTCTTTGGCGTTCTTCCACATCCCAACGCCCGAATTTAAGGAAGCTACTCTAAAAGTGAAAGATCAATTAAAAGGCAATTTCAAAGAAGACATCTGTTGCCCACAGCTCAATTCGGGTTTGTTTAGTACAATAAAAGAACAGGATGATATAAAAGGAATCTTTGTGGGCCATGATCACGATAACGATTTTTGCACAAAGTGGCATAATGTACTTCTTGCCTACGGAAGATACTCTGGAGGAGAAACCGTGTACAATAATCTAACGGGAAATGGAGCCAGAATCATAGAAATCACCGAGGGCAAAGATGATTTCAAAACATGGATACGGACTTTAAATGGTGTTTCACAAATCATCAACTATCCTTCGGACTTCCCTGAAATAAAAAAATAA
- a CDS encoding isochorismate synthase (COGs: COG1169 Isochorismate synthase~InterPro IPR004561:IPR015890~KEGG: pdi:BDI_1135 isochorismate synthase~PFAM: Chorismate binding, C-terminal~SPTR: Isochorismate synthase;~TIGRFAM: Isochorismate synthase~IMG reference gene:2504107130~PFAM: chorismate binding enzyme~TIGRFAM: isochorismate synthases), which produces MIQINDEHLYILDQLIAKKQLFAAYKMPQSDTWHFVMQESGHPQLLTDLSQLNEEEGYVIAPFQVSEGLPIVLLHIDRRTLPSREELEKYPIRTLPTEKVEDFLLEGEMKQKYKDCFDSFMQPLQENTMAKLVLSRHRVQKKEKDLSLAKAFEMACNSYPNGYVYLVHTPQTGVWMGSTPEIILAGKKQYWQTVALAGTKPYVEGKAPLWDAKNRREQDLVAQYVQHQLNAFGIEPEIEGPVNIKAAQVVHLVSHFSFQLEQNNRLGDLLKLLHPTPAVCGLPKEEAYRFILENEHHNRKYYSGFIGELSPYETTNLFVNLRCMQIHSKSYTLYAGGGLLSSSILDEEWQETENKMQTMRALLQ; this is translated from the coding sequence ATGATCCAGATAAACGACGAACATCTTTATATTCTAGATCAACTTATTGCGAAGAAGCAACTTTTTGCCGCCTATAAGATGCCTCAATCTGATACTTGGCATTTTGTAATGCAAGAGTCTGGTCATCCTCAGTTGCTGACAGATTTGTCTCAACTAAACGAGGAGGAGGGGTATGTGATAGCCCCTTTTCAAGTTTCTGAAGGCTTGCCCATTGTGTTACTTCATATAGATAGAAGAACTCTTCCTAGCCGGGAGGAGCTTGAAAAGTATCCGATAAGAACACTACCTACAGAAAAGGTAGAAGACTTTTTATTGGAGGGAGAGATGAAACAAAAATACAAAGATTGTTTTGATTCCTTTATGCAACCATTGCAGGAAAATACGATGGCTAAGCTCGTTTTGTCAAGACATCGTGTTCAGAAAAAAGAGAAAGATTTATCTCTGGCAAAAGCCTTTGAAATGGCTTGTAATAGTTACCCCAATGGATATGTTTACTTGGTGCATACTCCACAAACAGGAGTTTGGATGGGTAGTACGCCCGAGATTATTCTTGCTGGTAAAAAGCAATATTGGCAAACAGTAGCTTTGGCCGGTACCAAACCTTATGTAGAAGGTAAAGCTCCTTTGTGGGATGCAAAAAACAGAAGAGAGCAAGATTTAGTAGCTCAGTATGTTCAGCATCAGCTGAATGCCTTTGGTATTGAACCAGAGATTGAGGGTCCTGTTAATATTAAGGCTGCTCAAGTGGTTCATCTTGTGTCTCATTTCTCGTTTCAGCTTGAGCAGAATAATAGATTAGGAGATTTATTAAAACTACTACATCCTACACCAGCAGTTTGTGGACTACCTAAGGAAGAAGCCTATCGTTTTATCTTAGAAAATGAGCATCATAATCGTAAATATTATTCTGGTTTTATCGGTGAGCTTTCTCCTTATGAAACCACTAATTTATTTGTTAACTTAAGGTGTATGCAAATTCATTCAAAAAGTTATACCTTGTATGCTGGTGGAGGATTATTATCCTCTTCTATACTTGATGAAGAATGGCAAGAGACTGAAAATAAAATGCAAACGATGAGGGCTCTTTTGCAGTGA